From Aristaeella lactis, the proteins below share one genomic window:
- a CDS encoding ABC transporter ATP-binding protein, translated as MPVPLLVLAFLFNLGRAAIELTIPEKIAGLADLEFTVANSPVVKTAVSICLTLFALALAEFVGGLASTYITYIAKARIHRNFQAVASRKVFSLTAAETEARDPKEFISRITTDTGFVSDFLIDLLVIEIPRLYFLTRTLVKVSRMGNGSLLLSFILIIPVIVLGALWSGRVTYKSQTRLQNAIARLTAKLAEKVEHVEIIKAYNKTEDEIADGDGFIDEMKAAQKKTTMAAAFNQLIANVLYAVPTLIIMTAGAILLLGGDISTAQFIAYFGLGATYQKYIADHLTLWVLGKKAQGATLRISEILTLDEDCGGEQKAVRQAELKFEHVSFSRGGNKTLSDVSFTVKNGSKFAIVGGSGAGKSTLLNLIEQFYRPEQGCITLDGVDIREFEISSYRNLFSYLPQNAPGFDGTVRDFLCYGSGTPHSDEELNRFLKEVDMLEAVEVNGGLDYEVGPGASKLSGGQRQRLAVARMLLSGAKMVLADEATSALDYEGSRRIAALIDRYAAGKTRIIVAHDLSTVQDADTILVLNKGRVTGCGTHEELKNSCPEYQRLLSAGEGAKQ; from the coding sequence TTGCCTGTTCCACTCCTTGTACTTGCGTTTCTGTTCAATCTGGGCAGGGCTGCAATTGAGCTGACAATCCCTGAAAAAATAGCAGGCCTGGCTGACCTGGAATTTACCGTCGCAAACAGTCCTGTGGTCAAAACGGCGGTCAGTATCTGCCTTACGCTCTTTGCCCTGGCCCTGGCGGAGTTTGTCGGCGGACTTGCCTCAACCTATATTACCTATATCGCCAAAGCCCGCATCCATCGGAACTTTCAGGCGGTGGCTTCCCGCAAGGTGTTTTCCCTGACCGCTGCGGAGACGGAGGCGCGGGATCCCAAGGAATTCATCTCCCGTATCACGACGGACACCGGGTTTGTAAGTGATTTTCTGATCGACCTGCTGGTCATTGAGATTCCAAGACTGTATTTCCTCACAAGAACGCTTGTGAAGGTTTCCCGCATGGGCAACGGCTCGCTTCTGCTCAGCTTTATCCTGATCATTCCTGTTATCGTTCTCGGCGCACTCTGGTCCGGCCGCGTAACGTACAAAAGCCAGACCAGGCTGCAGAACGCCATTGCGCGCCTGACAGCAAAGCTTGCTGAAAAGGTGGAGCATGTGGAGATCATCAAGGCTTACAACAAGACCGAAGATGAGATCGCAGACGGAGACGGCTTTATAGACGAGATGAAGGCCGCGCAGAAGAAGACCACGATGGCCGCTGCCTTCAACCAGCTGATCGCCAATGTCTTATACGCAGTGCCGACGCTGATCATTATGACAGCCGGTGCGATTCTGCTCCTGGGCGGCGATATCTCCACAGCCCAGTTTATCGCATACTTCGGCCTCGGCGCGACCTACCAGAAGTATATTGCCGACCATCTCACCCTATGGGTGCTGGGCAAGAAGGCACAAGGCGCTACACTGCGCATTTCTGAAATCCTGACGCTCGATGAGGACTGCGGCGGTGAGCAGAAGGCAGTCCGGCAGGCAGAACTGAAATTTGAACATGTCAGCTTTTCCCGCGGCGGGAACAAAACGCTTTCGGATGTCTCCTTCACGGTGAAAAACGGCAGCAAGTTCGCCATCGTGGGCGGGAGCGGTGCCGGAAAATCGACGCTGCTGAACCTGATCGAACAGTTTTACCGCCCGGAACAGGGCTGTATCACACTGGACGGCGTGGACATACGCGAATTTGAGATCAGCAGCTACCGGAACCTGTTTTCCTATCTTCCGCAGAACGCACCGGGATTTGACGGAACCGTGCGCGATTTTCTTTGCTACGGATCCGGGACTCCTCATTCCGATGAGGAGCTGAACAGGTTCCTGAAGGAAGTTGATATGCTGGAGGCAGTCGAGGTGAACGGCGGCCTGGACTACGAGGTCGGGCCGGGAGCATCGAAGCTCTCCGGCGGACAGAGACAGAGGCTGGCCGTGGCCAGAATGCTTCTGTCCGGGGCTAAAATGGTTCTTGCGGACGAGGCCACGAGCGCGCTGGATTATGAAGGCTCCAGACGTATTGCCGCGCTGATCGACCGGTACGCGGCAGGAAAGACAAGGATCATTGTTGCGCACGATCTTTCCACCGTGCAGGACGCGGACACGATCCTGGTTCTCAACAAGGGCCGGGTTACGGGCTGTGGAACCCATGAAGAATTAAAGAACAGCTGTCCGGAATACCAGCGTCTGCTGTCGGCCGGAGAGGGGGCGAAACAATGA
- a CDS encoding glycoside hydrolase family 2 TIM barrel-domain containing protein produces MKYVLNTENYHNFDMIQDNTLPSRSYFIPFSRKERMEGIETREKRYRSDKVEVLNGEWDFCFIRDPKELPAVLDTDDLAFDRVQVPSCWQFTGYAKPFYLNTRYQFPFRPPVIPTTEKAGRIFFTTGADVKPGLHWITPEDEYNSVGVYRRFIHITDKPGKAIISFLGVASCIDLYLNGSYVGYSEGSHNTCEFDLIPFLTEGANELVCVVHRWCTGTYLECQDMFRNNGIFRDVLLFLCDETDIFDFSFTPYYTQGRYRAEIRVQGIGSASCRISLKGPGIEKEATLAISGEESGAVSFEGLEPVEWNAEYPVLYELLLETESCAVSTKVGFRRVSIEGNLFKLNGHLLKLKGVNHHDTTPDAGYTMTAAEIVRDAELCKEYNINTIRTSHYPPDPLLLELADELGLYIIDEADIETHGAQTMTFPPDFSRISKDRKWASHYVKRAEQMFERDKNHPSIIMWSLGNESGGYACQDEMAAFLKSRSGLPIHYEGAVHSKKIAYDVASQMYPPSEDLHRIGEGTHKQRAFLDRPYFLCEYAHAMGLGPGSAENYWKEIYAYDNLLGGCVWEMNDHAVRHGDGSYTYGGDHGEYMHDGNFCVDGLFFPDRTPSSGAKHIRFVYRPIRVSYCGQNRFEVFNTTAFSDGSRYLLRFSADGAIFHEEAYSVPPLSKTVISIPLPEHDSETDFFIDTETVDTLTGRTASVEQLILNECFRKAGELKRAALPKDFAVDEQGRVSFGVLNSAQEDTLLYRAATDNDAPLLGMIPQALNVQQFYHTEEKITGIDREDGRIEVRKELACGKLRFEETTAYIGTEEGVLVRCTLHPVRGRALLPRYAKAFRLEEAYDLVSYYGRSSESYADMKEHAPVAHVECRVSDMVEPYIRPQESGNRADTRLAALSDGRKAYIFEAVENAFELGIKPYSDRELIPMRHREDAVRSGTYAAVSMFQAGIGSGSCGPIAGAPYQYPMTRDYHFSFLIRKESVHADDVFGETV; encoded by the coding sequence ATGAAATATGTATTGAACACTGAGAATTATCATAACTTTGATATGATTCAGGACAATACCCTGCCATCCAGAAGCTATTTTATCCCCTTCAGCCGTAAGGAACGGATGGAGGGAATTGAGACCAGGGAAAAGAGATACCGCTCTGACAAGGTTGAAGTGCTGAACGGCGAATGGGATTTCTGCTTTATCCGGGATCCGAAGGAACTGCCCGCAGTGCTGGATACGGACGATCTGGCGTTTGACCGGGTACAGGTGCCGTCCTGCTGGCAGTTTACCGGTTATGCAAAGCCGTTCTATCTAAATACCAGATACCAGTTTCCGTTCAGGCCGCCTGTGATCCCCACGACTGAAAAAGCAGGCAGGATTTTCTTCACGACGGGTGCAGACGTCAAACCGGGACTGCATTGGATCACGCCGGAAGATGAGTACAATTCTGTCGGTGTGTACCGCCGTTTTATCCATATAACGGACAAGCCCGGGAAAGCTATTATTTCTTTCCTGGGCGTGGCCAGCTGCATTGACCTGTACCTGAATGGCTCTTATGTCGGCTATTCCGAAGGGAGCCACAACACCTGTGAGTTCGACCTGATCCCCTTCCTTACGGAGGGCGCGAATGAGCTTGTCTGTGTTGTCCACCGCTGGTGCACCGGAACATACCTGGAGTGCCAGGATATGTTCCGGAATAACGGTATTTTCCGGGACGTTCTTTTGTTCCTCTGCGATGAAACCGATATTTTCGATTTCTCTTTCACTCCTTATTATACCCAGGGAAGGTATCGCGCAGAGATCAGGGTGCAGGGCATTGGCAGCGCATCCTGCCGGATCTCGCTGAAAGGTCCGGGTATTGAAAAAGAAGCGACGCTTGCGATCAGCGGGGAAGAGTCCGGCGCAGTCAGCTTTGAAGGCCTTGAGCCCGTGGAGTGGAACGCCGAATATCCCGTTCTTTACGAGCTGCTGCTGGAAACTGAAAGCTGCGCGGTCAGCACAAAGGTGGGATTCAGGCGCGTCAGCATTGAGGGAAATCTCTTTAAGCTGAACGGTCATCTGCTGAAGCTCAAGGGAGTCAACCATCACGATACCACGCCAGATGCCGGCTATACGATGACCGCAGCAGAGATCGTGAGGGACGCTGAGCTGTGCAAGGAATATAACATTAACACTATCCGAACGTCCCACTATCCGCCGGATCCGCTGCTTCTGGAACTGGCGGACGAACTGGGACTTTACATCATCGACGAGGCGGACATTGAGACGCACGGCGCCCAGACAATGACATTTCCGCCCGACTTCAGCCGGATCAGCAAAGACCGTAAATGGGCATCACACTATGTAAAACGGGCTGAACAGATGTTCGAACGGGACAAAAACCATCCTTCCATTATCATGTGGAGCCTGGGAAACGAATCCGGCGGATATGCCTGCCAGGATGAGATGGCGGCTTTCCTCAAATCCCGTTCCGGACTCCCGATTCATTATGAAGGAGCGGTACACTCCAAAAAGATCGCTTACGATGTGGCAAGCCAGATGTATCCTCCGTCTGAAGACCTGCACAGGATCGGGGAGGGCACGCATAAACAGCGCGCGTTTCTGGACAGGCCGTATTTCCTTTGCGAGTATGCCCATGCCATGGGACTTGGTCCGGGCAGCGCGGAGAACTACTGGAAAGAGATCTATGCCTATGACAACCTGCTGGGAGGCTGCGTGTGGGAGATGAATGACCACGCGGTTCGGCACGGGGACGGGAGCTATACATACGGCGGCGATCACGGCGAGTATATGCACGACGGGAATTTCTGCGTCGACGGGCTCTTTTTCCCGGACAGGACACCGTCTTCCGGCGCGAAGCATATCCGGTTCGTTTACCGGCCGATCCGGGTCAGCTATTGCGGGCAGAACCGCTTTGAGGTCTTCAATACAACCGCTTTTTCTGACGGAAGCAGGTATCTGCTGCGTTTCTCTGCGGACGGAGCGATCTTCCACGAAGAAGCTTATTCCGTGCCCCCTCTCAGCAAAACAGTTATTTCCATTCCGCTGCCGGAGCATGACAGCGAAACCGACTTTTTCATCGATACAGAGACGGTGGATACGCTCACAGGAAGGACTGCGTCCGTTGAGCAGCTTATTCTGAACGAGTGCTTCCGAAAAGCCGGTGAGCTGAAAAGAGCAGCGCTTCCAAAGGATTTTGCCGTGGATGAACAGGGCCGTGTTTCATTCGGCGTGCTGAACTCAGCGCAGGAGGATACACTGCTTTACCGGGCGGCTACGGACAATGACGCGCCGCTTCTGGGAATGATTCCACAGGCCCTGAATGTTCAGCAATTCTATCACACAGAGGAGAAGATTACCGGCATCGACAGGGAAGACGGACGGATCGAGGTCAGGAAGGAGCTTGCCTGCGGAAAGCTGCGCTTTGAGGAAACAACAGCCTATATCGGCACAGAAGAGGGCGTCCTTGTCCGGTGTACGCTCCATCCGGTGAGGGGCAGGGCACTGCTCCCCCGATATGCCAAGGCGTTCCGCCTGGAAGAAGCATATGACCTGGTATCCTACTACGGCCGCAGCAGTGAGAGCTATGCTGATATGAAGGAGCATGCACCTGTTGCACATGTGGAATGCCGCGTGTCTGATATGGTTGAGCCTTATATCCGCCCGCAGGAATCCGGAAACCGGGCAGACACGAGACTTGCCGCGCTCTCGGATGGGCGGAAGGCATACATATTTGAGGCGGTTGAAAACGCGTTCGAACTGGGGATCAAACCCTATTCCGACAGGGAACTGATCCCGATGCGTCACAGGGAGGATGCCGTTCGCAGCGGTACCTATGCGGCTGTTTCCATGTTCCAGGCCGGGATCGGAAGCGGAAGCTGCGGACCGATTGCCGGGGCTCCATACCAGTATCCCATGACGAGAGACTATCATTTTTCCTTTCTGATCAGAAAAGAAAGCGTGCACGCGGACGATGTTTTCGGAGAAACTGTTTAG
- a CDS encoding pectin acetylesterase-family hydrolase, producing the protein MIFKYLEWICLLHDMKRYQKVDDYDGTARPDHLFRFYPEGAVCSDGSRYHGLFRMGRENKLLIMLDGGGFAFDKYTAARPSGDTFDENNPTFYDSWCKPSKDAYTRLSMFHEKCKKSPFYGWSLLCVPYATGDFHGGTGTFTYTDTEGKERTFYAHGNINLHLCIDFARQFCPHPEKLVVLGSSAGGFGTALVGNDVLERFPDCRDCTCIVDGAAIDLDLKECAKTLWQVPESISAALHSDDPVADGLEYLYAHQKGRVKIGYVISLRDGVLMRYQNFIDTKKEMGWPPEAGERMERIICGTVNRLSASIPDISYFLYNYNFNDIKGRPVESNGATSHCCLWIPEFMRFEREGCTGLQWVRNVIDGKTTQIGRDLLT; encoded by the coding sequence ATGATATTCAAATATCTGGAATGGATTTGCCTGCTGCACGATATGAAGCGGTATCAGAAGGTGGATGACTATGACGGAACGGCCAGGCCGGATCATCTCTTCAGGTTCTATCCGGAGGGCGCTGTCTGCAGCGACGGCAGCCGCTATCACGGGTTGTTTCGTATGGGCCGGGAAAACAAGCTGCTCATTATGCTTGACGGCGGCGGCTTTGCCTTTGACAAATACACGGCAGCACGCCCATCCGGTGATACATTCGATGAGAACAATCCAACCTTTTATGACAGCTGGTGCAAACCCAGCAAGGATGCCTATACCCGGCTGAGCATGTTCCACGAGAAGTGCAAAAAGAGTCCCTTTTACGGCTGGAGCCTCCTGTGTGTACCCTATGCCACCGGCGATTTCCACGGAGGGACAGGAACGTTTACCTATACTGATACGGAAGGGAAGGAACGAACCTTCTACGCTCACGGGAATATCAATCTGCATCTGTGCATTGATTTCGCCAGGCAGTTTTGCCCGCATCCGGAGAAGCTGGTTGTGCTGGGCAGCAGCGCGGGCGGCTTCGGTACGGCTCTTGTGGGAAATGATGTTCTGGAACGCTTTCCCGACTGCAGGGACTGTACCTGCATTGTGGACGGAGCTGCGATCGATCTGGATCTGAAGGAATGTGCTAAAACACTCTGGCAGGTGCCTGAATCCATCAGCGCGGCGCTTCATAGCGACGATCCGGTGGCTGACGGGCTGGAGTATCTTTACGCGCATCAAAAGGGAAGGGTAAAGATCGGCTATGTGATCTCCCTGCGTGACGGCGTCCTGATGCGGTACCAGAATTTTATCGACACGAAAAAAGAGATGGGCTGGCCTCCGGAGGCCGGGGAACGCATGGAGCGCATCATCTGTGGTACGGTGAACCGCCTGTCCGCTTCCATTCCCGACATCAGCTATTTCCTGTACAATTACAACTTCAACGATATCAAAGGGCGGCCGGTTGAGTCCAACGGGGCGACTTCCCACTGCTGCCTCTGGATTCCCGAGTTCATGCGCTTTGAGCGCGAAGGATGCACCGGTCTGCAGTGGGTCCGGAACGTGATCGACGGGAAAACCACGCAGATCGGCAGGGATCTGCTGACCTGA
- a CDS encoding ABC transporter ATP-binding protein — translation MKNKSSLAMENVTIRTKKPLKTLYKDVKLPVLRTLLGSLLYLVGTLIVASQADTVAAISVGKFKDFSPIVTYALMCILGYVFSYASVVADLGFVELAAGVRKKIWKKTMRLPYSYYDRESPNRVLSRVTSDPEYSYLPFKLLQLIFTLLAFLPIVLAGEAAVAELTPYLLIGFIVTIGIMLFSARFSERGAVYVAGKLSAFTAFLAERFGRIRFIKAMNSEEKENAASLRCIEERYEADKYNAMANTLVQFGQTFLIFVLFTVAFLIGSMLIRSSRVQSGATLAAFYAYGNNLVLVFQFFAQFPSVFSATKGGSKKIVSILEEQEEDPDRGQSEFTAAGDLCMDKVSFGYNDREVIHSISTHIPKGKITAIVGPNGSGKTTVLRLLNRLYPDYGGNIRIGEAGNEVSLRAWRDRFGVVSQNAGLFEGSIRDNICYGVRDVKEEELGAVISLACLEDLIASHEGGLDFNVGFNGEKLSGGEQQRIAIARAMLKNPDYLILDEATANLDPVTEEKIRTGIRALIQGRTAIIVAHNYRTVAEAHHVIVMRNGTVEDEGTVDELKTRNDFFRAFAGQ, via the coding sequence ATGAAGAACAAGTCCAGTCTTGCGATGGAAAACGTCACAATCAGGACGAAAAAACCATTAAAGACCCTCTATAAAGACGTTAAGCTGCCCGTTCTCCGTACATTGCTCGGATCATTGCTGTACCTGGTCGGTACACTGATTGTCGCATCGCAGGCTGACACTGTGGCTGCGATCTCTGTCGGTAAATTCAAGGATTTTTCACCCATTGTCACCTATGCGCTGATGTGTATCCTCGGCTATGTGTTTTCCTACGCCAGCGTGGTGGCTGATCTCGGCTTTGTGGAGCTGGCGGCAGGAGTCCGGAAAAAGATCTGGAAGAAAACCATGCGGCTTCCGTACAGCTACTATGACCGGGAGAGTCCCAACCGGGTCTTAAGCCGTGTCACCTCAGACCCTGAATATTCCTATCTGCCCTTTAAGCTGCTTCAGCTCATTTTTACGCTGCTGGCTTTCCTTCCGATTGTTCTGGCGGGTGAGGCGGCTGTTGCAGAACTGACGCCGTATCTGCTCATCGGCTTTATCGTCACCATTGGTATTATGCTTTTCTCCGCCCGCTTCAGTGAGCGGGGGGCTGTATATGTAGCCGGAAAACTGTCCGCTTTTACCGCTTTTCTCGCAGAACGTTTCGGCAGAATCCGTTTCATCAAGGCCATGAACAGCGAGGAAAAGGAGAATGCAGCCAGCCTTCGCTGTATTGAGGAACGCTACGAGGCGGACAAATATAACGCCATGGCCAATACCCTTGTGCAGTTCGGCCAGACCTTTCTGATCTTCGTTCTGTTTACCGTTGCTTTTCTGATTGGCAGCATGCTTATCCGGAGCAGCCGCGTTCAATCCGGTGCGACGCTGGCAGCGTTCTACGCTTACGGCAACAACCTGGTGCTGGTGTTTCAGTTCTTCGCACAGTTCCCATCCGTGTTCTCGGCTACAAAGGGCGGCAGCAAAAAGATCGTCTCCATCCTGGAGGAGCAGGAGGAAGATCCTGACCGGGGGCAAAGTGAGTTTACGGCAGCCGGGGACCTGTGCATGGATAAGGTCTCCTTTGGCTACAACGACAGGGAAGTCATCCACAGCATCAGTACGCATATCCCCAAAGGAAAGATTACAGCCATTGTCGGCCCGAACGGCAGCGGCAAAACGACAGTACTGCGTCTGCTGAACCGCCTGTATCCGGATTACGGCGGAAACATCCGGATCGGTGAGGCCGGAAACGAGGTGTCCCTGCGTGCCTGGCGTGACCGCTTCGGCGTCGTCAGCCAGAACGCCGGCCTTTTTGAAGGGAGCATCCGTGACAATATCTGCTATGGCGTCAGGGATGTTAAGGAGGAGGAACTGGGGGCTGTTATTTCCCTGGCCTGCCTGGAGGATCTGATCGCCTCCCATGAGGGAGGACTCGACTTCAACGTCGGCTTCAACGGAGAAAAACTCTCCGGAGGCGAACAGCAGCGTATTGCCATTGCCAGGGCTATGCTGAAGAATCCGGACTATCTGATCCTGGACGAAGCCACTGCCAATCTGGACCCTGTGACAGAGGAAAAGATCAGGACAGGCATCCGGGCCCTTATACAGGGCAGAACAGCCATCATCGTGGCGCACAACTATCGTACGGTAGCTGAAGCACATCATGTGATCGTGATGCGTAACGGAACCGTTGAGGATGAGGGAACCGTTGACGAATTAAAGACCAGAAATGACTTTTTCAGGGCATTTGCCGGACAGTGA
- a CDS encoding NADH-dependent [FeFe] hydrogenase, group A6 → MENLVKLTIDGVSVEVPAGTTVLEAAKKAGINIPTLCYLKDINQIGACRMCIVDTGARAFGAACVLPVANGMNVKTNTPKIREARRVNLELLLSNHDKKCLDCARNQKCELQQMCQDLGVDDVDKYKGKMNEYDIDDLSPSIVRNNNKCILCRRCVAACNNTQAVGVIGPMGRGFKTKIGSAWEQPLNDVACINCGQCIAACPTGALYEKDSTKAVWDLLNDETKTVVVQPAPAVRAALGEEFGIPMGTSVTGKMAAALRRLGFNKVFDTDWAADLTIMEEGTEFIGRLNNGGVLPLITSCSPGWIKFCETYYPDFIPNLSSCKSPHEMEGAMIKSYWAEKVGIDPKDIKVVSVMPCTAKKFEAKRPELGHNGLADVDEVITTRELAKMIKEAGIDFANLPDEDFDPVLGESTGAGVIFGATGGVMEAALRTVYEIVTKETLDKVDFTAVRGIEGVKEATIKVGDLDVNVAVAHGTANAAKLLDSIRSGEKTYHFIEVMGCPGGCVTGGGQPIVSAQKRMECDPKTLRAAALYNEDANKPQRKSHENASIMAVYKDYLGEPNSHLAHELLHTHYTARPKYKK, encoded by the coding sequence ATGGAAAATCTCGTTAAGCTTACGATTGACGGCGTCAGTGTTGAAGTTCCGGCCGGCACGACGGTTCTGGAAGCGGCGAAAAAGGCCGGGATCAACATCCCCACGCTGTGCTACCTGAAGGATATCAACCAGATCGGCGCCTGCCGTATGTGTATCGTGGACACCGGTGCCCGTGCTTTCGGCGCGGCCTGCGTGCTGCCCGTTGCCAACGGCATGAACGTTAAGACCAATACTCCCAAGATCCGGGAAGCCCGCCGGGTGAACCTGGAGCTGCTGCTGAGCAACCACGACAAGAAGTGCCTGGACTGCGCCCGCAACCAGAAGTGCGAACTGCAGCAGATGTGCCAGGACCTGGGCGTGGATGATGTGGACAAGTACAAGGGCAAGATGAACGAGTATGACATCGATGACCTGAGCCCCTCCATTGTCCGCAACAACAACAAGTGCATCCTGTGCCGCCGCTGCGTGGCTGCCTGTAACAACACCCAGGCTGTCGGCGTGATCGGCCCCATGGGACGCGGCTTCAAGACCAAGATCGGCAGCGCCTGGGAACAGCCCCTGAACGACGTGGCCTGCATCAACTGCGGTCAGTGTATCGCGGCCTGCCCGACCGGCGCCCTGTATGAGAAGGACTCCACCAAGGCTGTGTGGGATCTGCTGAACGACGAAACCAAGACGGTTGTTGTGCAGCCCGCTCCCGCGGTCCGCGCCGCCCTGGGCGAAGAATTCGGCATCCCGATGGGCACCTCCGTGACCGGCAAGATGGCTGCCGCCCTGCGCCGCCTTGGCTTCAACAAGGTGTTCGATACCGACTGGGCTGCTGACCTGACGATCATGGAAGAAGGCACCGAGTTCATCGGCCGCCTGAACAACGGCGGTGTGCTGCCCCTGATCACCAGCTGCTCTCCCGGCTGGATCAAGTTCTGCGAAACCTACTATCCGGACTTCATTCCGAACCTGTCTTCTTGCAAGTCTCCCCACGAGATGGAAGGCGCCATGATCAAGTCCTACTGGGCGGAGAAGGTCGGCATCGACCCCAAGGATATCAAGGTTGTTTCCGTGATGCCCTGTACCGCCAAGAAGTTCGAGGCAAAGCGTCCTGAACTGGGTCATAACGGCCTGGCGGACGTCGATGAAGTCATTACCACCCGTGAGCTGGCCAAGATGATCAAGGAAGCCGGCATTGACTTTGCCAACCTGCCGGACGAAGACTTCGATCCCGTCCTGGGCGAAAGCACCGGCGCCGGCGTCATCTTCGGCGCGACCGGCGGTGTTATGGAAGCTGCCCTGCGTACCGTGTATGAAATCGTCACCAAGGAGACCCTGGACAAGGTCGACTTCACGGCCGTCCGCGGTATCGAAGGCGTGAAGGAAGCCACCATCAAGGTTGGCGACCTGGATGTGAACGTGGCGGTTGCCCACGGCACCGCGAATGCCGCGAAGCTGCTGGACAGCATCCGCAGCGGCGAGAAGACCTACCACTTCATCGAAGTCATGGGATGCCCCGGCGGCTGCGTAACCGGCGGCGGACAGCCCATTGTTTCCGCCCAGAAGCGGATGGAATGCGACCCCAAGACCCTGCGTGCCGCGGCCCTGTACAACGAGGACGCGAACAAGCCGCAGCGGAAGTCCCACGAGAATGCCTCCATCATGGCGGTGTACAAGGACTACCTGGGCGAGCCCAACAGCCATCTGGCCCACGAGCTGCTGCATACCCACTATACAGCACGCCCGAAGTACAAGAAGTAA
- a CDS encoding TetR/AcrR family transcriptional regulator, whose product MDQRNEYSKKAIREALIRLSRTKPYTEISVRELCREANVSRSTFYNNYHFFNDVVVEMSEAYMEKLRGRRLTREFFDSLKNEGDELKLLLDSGMFGREFSLYLREIVQEEIADRHQRDPGDISVNVVTLYHAFGIFGVLQNLLAVQGEPRIKEEVYRRGIDTLMEIIENLTDPPSLLP is encoded by the coding sequence GTGGACCAAAGAAATGAATACTCGAAGAAGGCAATTCGTGAAGCGCTGATCCGGCTGTCCCGGACAAAACCCTATACTGAGATTTCTGTCAGGGAGTTATGCCGGGAAGCAAATGTGTCCCGCTCAACGTTTTACAACAATTATCATTTTTTTAATGATGTTGTTGTGGAAATGAGCGAAGCATATATGGAAAAGCTTCGGGGCAGGCGGCTGACCAGGGAATTCTTTGATTCACTGAAGAACGAAGGCGATGAGCTGAAGCTTCTGCTGGACAGTGGCATGTTCGGGCGGGAATTCAGCCTGTATCTGCGTGAGATCGTTCAGGAAGAGATCGCGGACAGGCATCAGCGGGATCCCGGGGATATCTCCGTCAATGTTGTTACACTTTACCATGCTTTCGGTATCTTTGGCGTGCTGCAGAACCTTCTGGCTGTGCAGGGCGAGCCGCGGATCAAAGAGGAAGTCTACCGGAGGGGGATCGACACACTGATGGAGATCATAGAAAACTTAACAGATCCACCCTCCCTGCTGCCGTAA